From the Lactobacillus johnsonii genome, the window AACTGGTGTAGCACATACTTTTATGGCTGAAGAAGCATTAGAGAAGGCTGCTGAAAAATTAGGGTATTCAATTAAAATTGAAACCCATGGTCAAACGGGTGTTGAGCATGAACTTTCACCAGAAGAAATAAAGAATGCTAAGGGTGTAGTGATTGCTTCAGATGTAGATGTTGATCCAGACCGTTTTGCTGGTAAAAGAGCGGTGATTGTACCCGTTGCCAAAGGAATAAAAGAGCCAGAGACACTAATTAAGGAAGCCCTAAATCCTGATACACCTATTTACAAACCTGGACAACCAGCTAAAAAATCTTCTACAGCTGGAAATAGCGCTGAAAATTTAGGAACTAAAATTTACACGTCTTTAATGAATGGTGTTTCCCACATGTTACCTTTTGTTGTAGCAGGTGGTGTGCTAATTGCTGTCTCATTTTTCTGGGGAATTTATTCTGCTGATCCTAAGAGCAGTCAGTATAATCAATTTGCTTATATGTTAAATACAATTGGTAGTACGACGATGGGATTAATGGTCCCAGTTTTAGGGGCTTTTATTGCTGAAGCGTTAGCTAAAAGATCAGGCCTAGTCGTTGGTTTTGCGGCTGGGATGATTACAAGTGTTGGCGGCGGTGGTTTCTTAGGAGCTATTATTGGTGGTTATCTAGCAGCAATTGTAGTTCTCTTACTTCAGAGATTGTTAAAACCACTTCCTGATAAAGAATTTAGAGGACTAAAGTCAATTTTTTTACTTCCAGTTTTAGGTGTATTCATTACTGGAGCAATTATGTTTTGGCTCAATGGACCAATTAAAGCAATTAATACGGGTATGATGTCCTGGTTAAAGGGATTTGAAAATTCTAGTCCAATTCTTTTAGGAATTATTATTGGTGTAATGTGTGCATCTGACTTTGGTGGACCAATTAATAAGGCTGCTTATGTAACAGGTACAGCCTTACTAGCACAAGGTAACTACTACTTTATGGCCGGTGTATCTGCTGCATGTATTGCTCCACCTTTAGCAACTGGCTTTGCAGTTTTATTAAATAAGAAGGCATATTCCAAGAATGAACGTACAGCTGGTTATGTTAATTTTCTACTAGGATCAACCCATATTACGGAGGGTGCTATTCCATTTGCTGCAAAGCATCCTTTATGGAATATTCCTGCATTTATGGTTGGATCAGCAATTGCGGCAGCCTTGACTTATATCTCTAAAATTCAAGTTCCAGCCCCTCATGGCGGATTCATTATTTTACCATTAGTTAACAAACCATTTTTATGGGTATTATGGATCGTAATTGGTTCATTCATTTCAGGAATCTTATTAGCTTTGATTGCTGGTAGATTTGCAAAAAGAGAGCCAGAATTTGAAGATGGCCCTGATCTAGATGTATTTGGTGAAGAAGAAAATGTCAAAAAGCCTAAAACTGTAGAAAAAAATAATGCTGTTACGGACTATAATCCAAATGATATTTTGGAAACGCAAAATATTGAAGTAAATGTTGATGTACCCAATAAAGACTCAGCTTTAAAATACCTAGCTAATTTAGCAGTGAAAAATGGGTTGGCTACTAGTAGTCAAGCTGTCTATGATAAGTATTTAGTTCGTGAAAAAGAAAATTCTACTGGAATGACAGATGGCTTTGCTATCCCGCATGCACAATCTGCAGCTATTAAACAGTCAGCTATGTTAATTTTAAAGCTAAAGAATCCGATTGAGTGGGATTCTTTAGACGGTCAAAAGATTGATACTGTAATTTCATTTTTGATTCCTGAAAAGGATAGTAAGAAGCACTTACAATATTTGTCTAATACGGCTAAATTGTTAACACATCAAGATTTCATTGAGAAACTTAAAAAAGCTCAGACACCAGAAGAAATTAAAAATTTGTTTGCTAACAACTAAAAAAGAAAACTGCCAGAAATGGTAGTTTTCTTTTATGTTTAATCATAGACTAATAATTTTAATAATGATATCATTTATATAATTACTTATGACTTACAAGGAGGAATTTTATTAATGGCATTACTCAATGTACGTGGCGGTGCTGGTGATATTACTAAGCCCGATCTTAATGCAAGACCACAAGATAATCTTTACTTAGCAGTGAATTCTGAATGGATTGAAAAAGCAAAAATTCCTTCAGACCGTTCAAGAATTAGTTCTTTTGATGGTATTGATTTGAACATTGAAAAGAGCTTAATGCAAGATTTTGCGGATTTTGCAGATGGTAAAAAGAAATTGCCAAATGTTCCTAATTTTGAAAAAGCAGTTGAACTTTACAAAATTGCTAATAACTTTGACAAGAGAAATGAAGATGGGGCAAAGCCAATTAAAGCTGACCTTGAAGAAATCACTAGTTTACGTAATTTAACTGATCTTAACTTAAGAGTAGCTGATTTTTACAAGAATGCTTTTGACTTACCAATCAGTGTGTCAGTTGATGCTGACATGAAGGATACTAAAGTTCATGTTGTGTACTTTGGCGGACCTGGTTTATTCTTGCCTGATACTACTACCTACGACAATCCTGCAGCAGCTGATTTATTGAAGGTATTACAAGATCAATCTGAAAACTTACTTAAGATGGCTGATGTAAGTGAAGAAGATGCTAAGAAGTATGTAGAAGGTGCATTGAAGTTTGATAAGAAACTTTCTAAGGTGCTTAAGTCAACTGAAGAATGGGCAGATTACCCAGCAATGTACAATCCAATGCCTTTATCTGAATTTGAAGATAAGTTTGATAGCTTTAAGATTGACAACTTCTTAAGTAATTTATTTACTCAAAAGCCTGAGAAGATTATTGTCACTGAACCAAGATTTTTAGATCATGTTGAGGAATTGATCAACGAAGATAATTTTGATGAAATTAAAGGCTGGATGGTTGTTAAGTTTATTAATGGTGTAGCTGCATATCTTTCTCAAGACTTCCGTGAAGCTGCTTTTCCATTTAGTCAAGCTTTATCAGGACAACCTGAATTATCTTCTGGTACTAAGCAAGCTTACCGTTTAGCTAATGGTATGTTTAGCGAAGTAGTTGGTGTGTACTACGGTCAAACTTACTTTGGCGCTGAAGCTAAGGCTGACGTAGAAGATATGATTCATAAGATGATTGACGTTTATGAAAAACGTATCTCTGAAAATGATTGGCTATCTGAAGACACCAAGAAAAAAGCAATTGTTAAATTACGTGCTTTAATTTTGAAGATTGGTTATCCAGAAAAGATTGAAGAAATCTATGATCGTCTTCAAGTTGTCCCTGAAGCAGAAGGTGGTAGCCTTTACTCTAATGAAAGCGCAGCTGCTGTAGAATCAGTTAAGTATAATCTTGAAAAATTAACGCAACCGGTTGATCGAACTGTATGGCTCATGCCTGGTAACTTAGTAAATGCATGTTACGATCCACAGAGAAATGATATTACTTTCCCAGCTGCAATTTTGCAAAAGCCATTCTATGACTTGAAACAATCTCGTAGCTTAAACTACGGTGGTATTGGTGTTGTTATTGCACACGAAATTTCTCACGCCTTTGACAACAACGGTGCTAAATTTGATGAATTTGGTAACTTGAAGAACTGGTGGACAGACGAAGACTTTGAGGAATTTAAGAAACGTACTCAAGCCGAAATTGACTTATTTAATGGTATTGAATATGGTCCAGTTACCTTGAATGGTAAGCAGATTGTTTCTGAAAATATTGCTGACCAAGGTGGTTTGACTGCAGCTGTTGAAGCTAATAAGGGTGAAGATGGAAACATGAAGGAAGTATTTGAAAACTTTGCTCGTGTTTGGGCAAACAAGCAACTTCCTGAATCGATTAAGACACAAGTTTCAGTTGATGTTCATGCTCCTGGTCCTGAAAGAGCTAACGTTCAATCACAATGCCAAGAAGAGTTCTACAAGGCATTTGATGTTAAGCCAGAAGATGGTATGTGGTTAGATCCAGAAAAACGTGTTGTGATTTGGTAAAAAAACAAAGACTAATTTTAGAATCAAATGGCGAAAGCTGTTTGGTTCTTTTTTCATTGTTTGCAAAAAGAAATTATTAATAATATTATGAATTGGTATTCTTATCACTTAAGACAATATTCTTAATTAGAAAAGGTTAAACATGTTAGAAAAAATAAAAACTAATAGATTTTGCCAATTCATCTGGCCATATTTATTAATCATCTTGGCTACAACCATAGTCATTTCACCACAGCTAATCTCACACACTATTTTAGCTAGTGATGACACTGCTGATACCTTATTTCACTATAGTCGCTTTTATGATGCAGGGATGCAGCTTAAAAGTGGAATCTTTAGCATTTTCCAAACTAATTTTACTTTTCAGCAGAGCGGAAGAATTATTAATGCCATTTATGGGCCGCTTTTCGCCTATTTTAACGGGATTTTAGTTCTTATTGCTGGTAATTGGTTTAACTATCAAGTTATCTTAGCCTATCTAATTTCTTTATTGGGTGCTGGGAGTATGTATTACCTCCTAAAGCAGGTAGGTATTAATAAGCTTTTAGCTACTGTAATGGGAATTATCTATATTAACATTGGGATGATTCCAGCCTTTATCAATCGTAGTTCTTTTAATGGGTGGGGCCAGGCGTTAATGCCGCTAGTTGTTTTATGCGGCGTTCGCATGATTTGCGATAAAAAACAACCAATTAACTGGATTCAGTTAATGATTGTGATGAGTCTGCTTATCCAAGTCCATGTCTTAAGTACCTTAATGGCAGTCTTGTTACTGATTCCATTCTTTATCTACTCTTTAATTATTAACAATAATTCTAAAAAAGTTTGGATACCTTTTATTAAGGCAGTTCTAGGAACCGTTGTCTTATCAGCAAATGTAATTGGTGCATTTTTAGTTTTAATGCCTACAAATCACCTTTCTGCAACTACTGAATTTGATTTATCTCGCGGTGGGTTACGACCACATATGCTTTGGCATAATGAATATGGAACAGCATTTGCATATATTTTGCCAATTTTTGTTTTATTGATTATTGCGCAATTTATCTATGTTGTCATGCACTATAAACGAGACAGGCTAAATACTTTTGTAACCATTTGGGGGACTGTCTTATTAGGCTTATCTTCATTTGTTTTTCCATGGGGACTAGTTCAAAGAGCTTTTCCAAGCTTAAAATCCTACTTTCAGTTTCCATTTAGATTAACAGTTGTGGTATATCCATTGATTTTACTAGGGATGGCTTTAACGGTTAACTACTTACTAAAAAAGGGAGTTAAGCCAAAAGCAGTTGGCATTAGCTTGGTAACAATTTTACTTTTAGAAGCAGCTGTGCCAAATATAATTACCAACCACATTTTCACAGTTGCTTGTCAAAAAGATGCACAAGTTCAAGTTGTCGCTAAACAATCAACCAGTGACAAGATGCTAGAAATGTTGAAGTGGCATTATTTACCAGACTATTTACCAACGAAAGATAAGTCGATTGACCAAAATGCAGCTTATCTATATAAAGTTAATGTTGTTGAGCGATACCAAAAATTTGATCACCGAGTTACTAAAAATGGTGATTTAGTATTATCTTGGAAGGCTAATAAAGATAATAAGATAGTTTTACCTGTTGTGCTTTACACGCAAAGTGAACTAACAGTGAATAGTAAGAAATTCTCCGGTGCTAAAAATATAATTGGGAATCCAATTGTTAATCAAAAAGCTGGATTAAATCGCGCTATTTTACACTTTGCCGTGCCAAGCTGGTTCTATGTAATTAGTGCAATTTCATTAATTTCTTGGCTTTTAGTTATTGTATTTTTACTATGGAAAAAATTTATAAATAATAAAAACAATTAAAAGATATCGAAATCATATACAAAAGCGGTTCCTTAATAAGTTAAATGTATTAGGGAATTGCTTTTTGTTTGTATGGGTTATTTACGATTAATATCAATTTATTTTTCAATTAATACATGGCTATAGTTAACTTGTTATGTTATTATTTAACTGTAAGAATTGAAACCGCTTTCTATGGTTTCAGAGGAGGAAATTTAAGTTGAGTACACAAGAACGTTATTCTCATGATGAGTTAAGAAAAGCTAACAAAAAATTTAGTCGGGTTCGTTCTACTATTGAATCTGCCTTTTATGGTAACAATGTACACGAAGTAACTAGTGTTGCTGAAGCTTATAATTTAGCTAAGAAACAATCTGGTGTTATCGAAACTGACCTACCAATTTTACATACTAAAGAACTCGGTTTACCACAGGGTGCAAAGCAATTAGTTTATAATCACGGTAAAATCTTGGGTAGAACAGCAAGTGCACGTCACTTTGTTGACGATCCAAAAGAGGATCCTGAAGCATTAGCTGGCAATTTACGTGAAGATATTTATAAGGGCCATGATCAAAAATTCTTAAAAGCAACAGTTTTAGTAGGATTAGATCCAAGCTTTACTGTTAAAGCACATATTATGATGCCAGAAGATCAAGCCTTTAACTTACTTTCATATATCTTGAACTTCCATTTCTTTGATGAAGAAGCAGAAAAGATCTATAAGAACTCGAAGTTATATGATGAAGGAGATATTTACTTCTACTTTGATCCAAATACACAAGATGAAGACTATCAAAAGGGCTTTGGTGTCTTTGATGCTCCACATAACTGTGCTGCAGTCTTTGGCTTACGCTACTTCGGTGAATTAAAGAAGGGTACTTTAACTCTTGCTTGGGCTATGGCTCACAGAAACGGTTATACTGCTTGTCACGGTGGTGAAAAGTCATTCCACTTTAAGGATAAGGATGATAAAGTATTTGCTTTCTACGGCTTATCTGGTTCAGGCAAATCTACTTTGACTCATGAAATGTATGATGGTAAATATGATATTACTGTTTTGCACGATGATGCATTTATTATTTCTCGTGAAGATGGATCTTCAGTAGCATTAGAGCCTTCATATTTTGATAAGACGCATGACTATCCAGCAGGCCACCATGAGACTAAGTACTACACTACAATTATGAACTGTGCTGTTACTCAAGATGAAGATGGTAAGAAAGTTATTGTGACTGAAGATCTTCGTAACAATAATGGTCGTGTTATTAAGACACGTTATACTTCACCACATAGAGTTGACT encodes:
- a CDS encoding M13 family metallopeptidase encodes the protein MALLNVRGGAGDITKPDLNARPQDNLYLAVNSEWIEKAKIPSDRSRISSFDGIDLNIEKSLMQDFADFADGKKKLPNVPNFEKAVELYKIANNFDKRNEDGAKPIKADLEEITSLRNLTDLNLRVADFYKNAFDLPISVSVDADMKDTKVHVVYFGGPGLFLPDTTTYDNPAAADLLKVLQDQSENLLKMADVSEEDAKKYVEGALKFDKKLSKVLKSTEEWADYPAMYNPMPLSEFEDKFDSFKIDNFLSNLFTQKPEKIIVTEPRFLDHVEELINEDNFDEIKGWMVVKFINGVAAYLSQDFREAAFPFSQALSGQPELSSGTKQAYRLANGMFSEVVGVYYGQTYFGAEAKADVEDMIHKMIDVYEKRISENDWLSEDTKKKAIVKLRALILKIGYPEKIEEIYDRLQVVPEAEGGSLYSNESAAAVESVKYNLEKLTQPVDRTVWLMPGNLVNACYDPQRNDITFPAAILQKPFYDLKQSRSLNYGGIGVVIAHEISHAFDNNGAKFDEFGNLKNWWTDEDFEEFKKRTQAEIDLFNGIEYGPVTLNGKQIVSENIADQGGLTAAVEANKGEDGNMKEVFENFARVWANKQLPESIKTQVSVDVHAPGPERANVQSQCQEEFYKAFDVKPEDGMWLDPEKRVVIW
- a CDS encoding phosphoenolpyruvate carboxykinase (ATP), which gives rise to MSTQERYSHDELRKANKKFSRVRSTIESAFYGNNVHEVTSVAEAYNLAKKQSGVIETDLPILHTKELGLPQGAKQLVYNHGKILGRTASARHFVDDPKEDPEALAGNLREDIYKGHDQKFLKATVLVGLDPSFTVKAHIMMPEDQAFNLLSYILNFHFFDEEAEKIYKNSKLYDEGDIYFYFDPNTQDEDYQKGFGVFDAPHNCAAVFGLRYFGELKKGTLTLAWAMAHRNGYTACHGGEKSFHFKDKDDKVFAFYGLSGSGKSTLTHEMYDGKYDITVLHDDAFIISREDGSSVALEPSYFDKTHDYPAGHHETKYYTTIMNCAVTQDEDGKKVIVTEDLRNNNGRVIKTRYTSPHRVDYESAPITALFWIMKDGSLPPILKVDDPVLATTMGLTLATKRTSAENLPKGFDMNTLVIEPFADPFRAYPVSGDYSDFKELFTKRGASCYILNTDAFMGKDIPKEVTKKLVEDLANGTIKDSDWKQFGNFKGVSYLPIEGYEVHLDDPEYQKTLAKRMQDRLDWLNKYDEEHPTQPIQEEAKKTLEGIIKELN
- a CDS encoding fructose-specific PTS transporter subunit EIIC, with protein sequence MTQYDLVGATGCATGVAHTFMAEEALEKAAEKLGYSIKIETHGQTGVEHELSPEEIKNAKGVVIASDVDVDPDRFAGKRAVIVPVAKGIKEPETLIKEALNPDTPIYKPGQPAKKSSTAGNSAENLGTKIYTSLMNGVSHMLPFVVAGGVLIAVSFFWGIYSADPKSSQYNQFAYMLNTIGSTTMGLMVPVLGAFIAEALAKRSGLVVGFAAGMITSVGGGGFLGAIIGGYLAAIVVLLLQRLLKPLPDKEFRGLKSIFLLPVLGVFITGAIMFWLNGPIKAINTGMMSWLKGFENSSPILLGIIIGVMCASDFGGPINKAAYVTGTALLAQGNYYFMAGVSAACIAPPLATGFAVLLNKKAYSKNERTAGYVNFLLGSTHITEGAIPFAAKHPLWNIPAFMVGSAIAAALTYISKIQVPAPHGGFIILPLVNKPFLWVLWIVIGSFISGILLALIAGRFAKREPEFEDGPDLDVFGEEENVKKPKTVEKNNAVTDYNPNDILETQNIEVNVDVPNKDSALKYLANLAVKNGLATSSQAVYDKYLVREKENSTGMTDGFAIPHAQSAAIKQSAMLILKLKNPIEWDSLDGQKIDTVISFLIPEKDSKKHLQYLSNTAKLLTHQDFIEKLKKAQTPEEIKNLFANN